From a region of the Zingiber officinale cultivar Zhangliang chromosome 4B, Zo_v1.1, whole genome shotgun sequence genome:
- the LOC121975242 gene encoding probable ADP-ribosylation factor GTPase-activating protein AGD14 isoform X1, translating into MANRVKEDEKNEKIIRGLLKLPANRKCINCNNLGPQYVCTNFWTFVCTNCSGIHREFTHRVKSVSMAKFTSQEVTALQEGGNERAREIYFKDWDPQRHSFPDSSNIDRLREFVKHVYVDRRYSGERPGDMSQRLKGDRDENENKREESYRGGSRSPPYESGYSPSFGGKNEDRSYRSNYGGRSPGSNFGRRSPGSNFGGRNPGYNQGDIKRSPAYFEVVDDRVKDDKFRNGNQNRRIEERRLPDMPKPDVKSPDHQKDIGKLSTPMVRPASDILGDDVPRLQVGNTPKSNGTSIPDDSAQTKSSLSSSSIGSADANSVQKGAYIESLIDFSVDSEPTVAANLEQSVPQQNTSVASNGGDWAAFNSGHQSVPQVAPIANQLVSGLAQLSVSGSVPSGNNLILPSGIVSTKVGGGGSLSTVTTQQALFPSINNSDQSSSAPRIESSNNLVEKLMSSPAPHGQGGSITAGFANPGGHLPRVATKAPQDTVTGVSSQPSSAGIISSGRKELPEDIFASLYPTAPLSAPIWQRGFYPGMGYNMQYPTTASVVVPTFTQSPKSMNPFDITSGPLPMVTPLQGEVSNMTPPGSIPQSSSFQSPSPHWMASQQSPYASHMLPSPFAISQFPNSMTPQIANATLSMGNQRVLSGSNGNGTTFGTSDQNQPFSYNQPNTHNSFAPVGSNPFG; encoded by the exons ATGGCTAATCGGGTGAAGGAGGATGAGAAGAATGAGAAGATAATTCGAGGGCTTCTGAAACTTCCTGCCAATCGAAAGTGCATCAATTGCAACAATTTG GGTCCCCAATATGTGTGCACAAATTTCTGGACATTTGTCTGTACAAACTGTAGTGGAATACA TAGGGAGTTCACCCATCGTGTTAAATCCGTATCTATGGCTAAATTTACTTCCCAGGAAGTTACTGCCCTCCAAGAAGGGGGGAATGAG CGTGCGAGAGAAATTTACTTTAAGGACTGGGACCCACAGCGCCACTCATTTCCTGATAGCAG TAATATTGATAGGCTCAGGGAGTTCGTTAAGCATGTTTATGTTGACCGAAGATATTCTGGGGAGAGGCCTGGAGACATGTCTCAAAGGTTGAAG GGTGATAGGGacgaaaatgaaaacaaaagggAAGAATCATATAGAGGTGGTTCCAGAAGTCCACCATATGAAAGTGGTTATAGTCCTAGTTTTGGTGGTAAAAATGAGGATAGGAGTTACAGATCCAATTATGGAGGAAGAAGTCCTGGGTCTAACTTTGGAAGAAGAAGTCCTGGGTCTAACTTTGGAGGAAGAAATCCTGGATACAATCAGGGTGATATCAAGAGAAGTCCAGCTTATTTTGAGGTGGTAGATGATAGAGTTAAAGATGACAAATTTAGAAATGGAAACCAAAACAGAAGGATTGAAGAGCGTAGGTTGCCAGACATGCCAAAGCCAGATGTGAAATCACCAGATCATCAGAAAGACATTGGTAAGCTGAGTACTCCAATGGTCCGTCCTGCGAGTGATATCTTGGGTGATGATGTACCACGACTTCAAGTTGGAAACACTCCTAAATCAAATGGAACCAGCATACCTGATGATTCTGCTCAGACAAAG AGTTCTTTATCTTCAAGCAGCATAGGCTCTGCTGATGCAAATTCAGTGCAGAAGGGAGCATATATAGAGAGTCTTATAGATTTTAGTGTGGATTCTGAACCTACTGTTGCTGCAAACCTAGAACAGTCTGTGCCTCAACAAAATACCTCTGTTGCTAGCAATGGGGGGGACTGGGCAGCTTTTAATTCTGGACATCAGAGTGTGCCTCAAGTGGCTCCTATTGCAAACCAATTAGTATCTGGTCTTGCCCAATTATCAGTTTCAGGGTCTGTGCCTTCAGGGAATAATTTAATTTTGCCTTCTGGAATTGTGTCCACAAAAGTTGGTGGTGGTGGGAGTCTGTCCACAGTAACAACACAGCAAGCATTATTTCCATCCATAAATAACTCTGATCAGTCATCCAGTGCACCTAGAATTGAATCTTCAAACAACCTGGTAGAG AAATTGATGTCGTCACCTGCACCACATGGGCAAGGAGGATCTATAACTGCTGGGTTTGCAAACCCTGGTGGACATCTTCCTAGAGTTGCCACTAAAGCACCACAAGATACAGTCACTGGAGTTTCTTCACAACCATCATCTGCAGGAATTATATCTAGTGGAAGAAAAGAACTGCCAGAG GATATTTTTGCGTCACTTTATCCAACTGCACCTTTATCAGCTCCAATTTGGCAAAGAGGGTTCTATCCTGGAATGGGGTATAACATGCAGTACCCTACCACTGCCAGTGTG GTGGTGCCTACATTCACTCAATCTCCAAAATCTATGAATCCATTTGATATTACCAGTGGTCCACTCCCAATG GTGACGCCTCTCCAAGGAGAAGTATCTAACATGACTCCTCCAGGCTCCATACCTCAAAGTTCTAGTTTTCAATCCCCTTCCCCACATTGGATGGCATCTCAACAATCACCATATGCGTCCCATATGTTGCCAA GTCCATTTGCAATATCTCAGTTTCCAAACAGCATGACTCCACAGATAGCCAATGCCACGTTATCTATGGG AAATCAACGTGTTTTATCTGGCAGTAATGGTAATGGAACTACATTTGGTACTTCAGATCAAAATCAACCTTTCAGTTACAACCAACCAAACACTCATAATTCCTTTGCCCCTGTTGGAAGCAACCCCTTTGGATGA
- the LOC121975242 gene encoding arf-GAP domain and FG repeat-containing protein 1-like isoform X2, protein MANRVKEDEKNEKIIRGLLKLPANRKCINCNNLGPQYVCTNFWTFVCTNCSGIHREFTHRVKSVSMAKFTSQEVTALQEGGNERAREIYFKDWDPQRHSFPDSSNIDRLREFVKHVYVDRRYSGERPGDMSQRLKGDRDENENKREESYRGGSRSPPYESGYSPSFGGKNEDRSYRSNYGGRSPGSNFGRRSPGSNFGGRNPGYNQGDIKRSPAYFEVVDDRVKDDKFRNGNQNRRIEERRLPDMPKPDVKSPDHQKDIGKLSTPMVRPASDILGDDVPRLQVGNTPKSNGTSIPDDSAQTKSSLSSSSIGSADANSVQKGAYIESLIDFSVDSEPTVAANLEQSVPQQNTSVASNGGDWAAFNSGHQSVPQVAPIANQLVSGLAQLSVSGSVPSGNNLILPSGIVSTKVGGGGSLSTVTTQQALFPSINNSDQSSSAPRIESSNNLKLMSSPAPHGQGGSITAGFANPGGHLPRVATKAPQDTVTGVSSQPSSAGIISSGRKELPEDIFASLYPTAPLSAPIWQRGFYPGMGYNMQYPTTASVVVPTFTQSPKSMNPFDITSGPLPMVTPLQGEVSNMTPPGSIPQSSSFQSPSPHWMASQQSPYASHMLPSPFAISQFPNSMTPQIANATLSMGNQRVLSGSNGNGTTFGTSDQNQPFSYNQPNTHNSFAPVGSNPFG, encoded by the exons ATGGCTAATCGGGTGAAGGAGGATGAGAAGAATGAGAAGATAATTCGAGGGCTTCTGAAACTTCCTGCCAATCGAAAGTGCATCAATTGCAACAATTTG GGTCCCCAATATGTGTGCACAAATTTCTGGACATTTGTCTGTACAAACTGTAGTGGAATACA TAGGGAGTTCACCCATCGTGTTAAATCCGTATCTATGGCTAAATTTACTTCCCAGGAAGTTACTGCCCTCCAAGAAGGGGGGAATGAG CGTGCGAGAGAAATTTACTTTAAGGACTGGGACCCACAGCGCCACTCATTTCCTGATAGCAG TAATATTGATAGGCTCAGGGAGTTCGTTAAGCATGTTTATGTTGACCGAAGATATTCTGGGGAGAGGCCTGGAGACATGTCTCAAAGGTTGAAG GGTGATAGGGacgaaaatgaaaacaaaagggAAGAATCATATAGAGGTGGTTCCAGAAGTCCACCATATGAAAGTGGTTATAGTCCTAGTTTTGGTGGTAAAAATGAGGATAGGAGTTACAGATCCAATTATGGAGGAAGAAGTCCTGGGTCTAACTTTGGAAGAAGAAGTCCTGGGTCTAACTTTGGAGGAAGAAATCCTGGATACAATCAGGGTGATATCAAGAGAAGTCCAGCTTATTTTGAGGTGGTAGATGATAGAGTTAAAGATGACAAATTTAGAAATGGAAACCAAAACAGAAGGATTGAAGAGCGTAGGTTGCCAGACATGCCAAAGCCAGATGTGAAATCACCAGATCATCAGAAAGACATTGGTAAGCTGAGTACTCCAATGGTCCGTCCTGCGAGTGATATCTTGGGTGATGATGTACCACGACTTCAAGTTGGAAACACTCCTAAATCAAATGGAACCAGCATACCTGATGATTCTGCTCAGACAAAG AGTTCTTTATCTTCAAGCAGCATAGGCTCTGCTGATGCAAATTCAGTGCAGAAGGGAGCATATATAGAGAGTCTTATAGATTTTAGTGTGGATTCTGAACCTACTGTTGCTGCAAACCTAGAACAGTCTGTGCCTCAACAAAATACCTCTGTTGCTAGCAATGGGGGGGACTGGGCAGCTTTTAATTCTGGACATCAGAGTGTGCCTCAAGTGGCTCCTATTGCAAACCAATTAGTATCTGGTCTTGCCCAATTATCAGTTTCAGGGTCTGTGCCTTCAGGGAATAATTTAATTTTGCCTTCTGGAATTGTGTCCACAAAAGTTGGTGGTGGTGGGAGTCTGTCCACAGTAACAACACAGCAAGCATTATTTCCATCCATAAATAACTCTGATCAGTCATCCAGTGCACCTAGAATTGAATCTTCAAACAACCTG AAATTGATGTCGTCACCTGCACCACATGGGCAAGGAGGATCTATAACTGCTGGGTTTGCAAACCCTGGTGGACATCTTCCTAGAGTTGCCACTAAAGCACCACAAGATACAGTCACTGGAGTTTCTTCACAACCATCATCTGCAGGAATTATATCTAGTGGAAGAAAAGAACTGCCAGAG GATATTTTTGCGTCACTTTATCCAACTGCACCTTTATCAGCTCCAATTTGGCAAAGAGGGTTCTATCCTGGAATGGGGTATAACATGCAGTACCCTACCACTGCCAGTGTG GTGGTGCCTACATTCACTCAATCTCCAAAATCTATGAATCCATTTGATATTACCAGTGGTCCACTCCCAATG GTGACGCCTCTCCAAGGAGAAGTATCTAACATGACTCCTCCAGGCTCCATACCTCAAAGTTCTAGTTTTCAATCCCCTTCCCCACATTGGATGGCATCTCAACAATCACCATATGCGTCCCATATGTTGCCAA GTCCATTTGCAATATCTCAGTTTCCAAACAGCATGACTCCACAGATAGCCAATGCCACGTTATCTATGGG AAATCAACGTGTTTTATCTGGCAGTAATGGTAATGGAACTACATTTGGTACTTCAGATCAAAATCAACCTTTCAGTTACAACCAACCAAACACTCATAATTCCTTTGCCCCTGTTGGAAGCAACCCCTTTGGATGA
- the LOC121975242 gene encoding probable ADP-ribosylation factor GTPase-activating protein AGD14 isoform X3, with product MANRVKEDEKNEKIIRGLLKLPANRKCINCNNLGPQYVCTNFWTFVCTNCSGIHREFTHRVKSVSMAKFTSQEVTALQEGGNERAREIYFKDWDPQRHSFPDSRLREFVKHVYVDRRYSGERPGDMSQRLKGDRDENENKREESYRGGSRSPPYESGYSPSFGGKNEDRSYRSNYGGRSPGSNFGRRSPGSNFGGRNPGYNQGDIKRSPAYFEVVDDRVKDDKFRNGNQNRRIEERRLPDMPKPDVKSPDHQKDIGKLSTPMVRPASDILGDDVPRLQVGNTPKSNGTSIPDDSAQTKSSLSSSSIGSADANSVQKGAYIESLIDFSVDSEPTVAANLEQSVPQQNTSVASNGGDWAAFNSGHQSVPQVAPIANQLVSGLAQLSVSGSVPSGNNLILPSGIVSTKVGGGGSLSTVTTQQALFPSINNSDQSSSAPRIESSNNLVEKLMSSPAPHGQGGSITAGFANPGGHLPRVATKAPQDTVTGVSSQPSSAGIISSGRKELPEDIFASLYPTAPLSAPIWQRGFYPGMGYNMQYPTTASVVVPTFTQSPKSMNPFDITSGPLPMVTPLQGEVSNMTPPGSIPQSSSFQSPSPHWMASQQSPYASHMLPSPFAISQFPNSMTPQIANATLSMGNQRVLSGSNGNGTTFGTSDQNQPFSYNQPNTHNSFAPVGSNPFG from the exons ATGGCTAATCGGGTGAAGGAGGATGAGAAGAATGAGAAGATAATTCGAGGGCTTCTGAAACTTCCTGCCAATCGAAAGTGCATCAATTGCAACAATTTG GGTCCCCAATATGTGTGCACAAATTTCTGGACATTTGTCTGTACAAACTGTAGTGGAATACA TAGGGAGTTCACCCATCGTGTTAAATCCGTATCTATGGCTAAATTTACTTCCCAGGAAGTTACTGCCCTCCAAGAAGGGGGGAATGAG CGTGCGAGAGAAATTTACTTTAAGGACTGGGACCCACAGCGCCACTCATTTCCTGATAGCAG GCTCAGGGAGTTCGTTAAGCATGTTTATGTTGACCGAAGATATTCTGGGGAGAGGCCTGGAGACATGTCTCAAAGGTTGAAG GGTGATAGGGacgaaaatgaaaacaaaagggAAGAATCATATAGAGGTGGTTCCAGAAGTCCACCATATGAAAGTGGTTATAGTCCTAGTTTTGGTGGTAAAAATGAGGATAGGAGTTACAGATCCAATTATGGAGGAAGAAGTCCTGGGTCTAACTTTGGAAGAAGAAGTCCTGGGTCTAACTTTGGAGGAAGAAATCCTGGATACAATCAGGGTGATATCAAGAGAAGTCCAGCTTATTTTGAGGTGGTAGATGATAGAGTTAAAGATGACAAATTTAGAAATGGAAACCAAAACAGAAGGATTGAAGAGCGTAGGTTGCCAGACATGCCAAAGCCAGATGTGAAATCACCAGATCATCAGAAAGACATTGGTAAGCTGAGTACTCCAATGGTCCGTCCTGCGAGTGATATCTTGGGTGATGATGTACCACGACTTCAAGTTGGAAACACTCCTAAATCAAATGGAACCAGCATACCTGATGATTCTGCTCAGACAAAG AGTTCTTTATCTTCAAGCAGCATAGGCTCTGCTGATGCAAATTCAGTGCAGAAGGGAGCATATATAGAGAGTCTTATAGATTTTAGTGTGGATTCTGAACCTACTGTTGCTGCAAACCTAGAACAGTCTGTGCCTCAACAAAATACCTCTGTTGCTAGCAATGGGGGGGACTGGGCAGCTTTTAATTCTGGACATCAGAGTGTGCCTCAAGTGGCTCCTATTGCAAACCAATTAGTATCTGGTCTTGCCCAATTATCAGTTTCAGGGTCTGTGCCTTCAGGGAATAATTTAATTTTGCCTTCTGGAATTGTGTCCACAAAAGTTGGTGGTGGTGGGAGTCTGTCCACAGTAACAACACAGCAAGCATTATTTCCATCCATAAATAACTCTGATCAGTCATCCAGTGCACCTAGAATTGAATCTTCAAACAACCTGGTAGAG AAATTGATGTCGTCACCTGCACCACATGGGCAAGGAGGATCTATAACTGCTGGGTTTGCAAACCCTGGTGGACATCTTCCTAGAGTTGCCACTAAAGCACCACAAGATACAGTCACTGGAGTTTCTTCACAACCATCATCTGCAGGAATTATATCTAGTGGAAGAAAAGAACTGCCAGAG GATATTTTTGCGTCACTTTATCCAACTGCACCTTTATCAGCTCCAATTTGGCAAAGAGGGTTCTATCCTGGAATGGGGTATAACATGCAGTACCCTACCACTGCCAGTGTG GTGGTGCCTACATTCACTCAATCTCCAAAATCTATGAATCCATTTGATATTACCAGTGGTCCACTCCCAATG GTGACGCCTCTCCAAGGAGAAGTATCTAACATGACTCCTCCAGGCTCCATACCTCAAAGTTCTAGTTTTCAATCCCCTTCCCCACATTGGATGGCATCTCAACAATCACCATATGCGTCCCATATGTTGCCAA GTCCATTTGCAATATCTCAGTTTCCAAACAGCATGACTCCACAGATAGCCAATGCCACGTTATCTATGGG AAATCAACGTGTTTTATCTGGCAGTAATGGTAATGGAACTACATTTGGTACTTCAGATCAAAATCAACCTTTCAGTTACAACCAACCAAACACTCATAATTCCTTTGCCCCTGTTGGAAGCAACCCCTTTGGATGA